TGGCTGGCAATCCCGGTGATGGTGTTCTCGTTCAACCATTCGCCGATCATCTCGGCGTTCGCGGTGGACCAGAAGCGTCGTTATGGTGAACACGCCGAACAGCGCAGCTCGCAGATCCTGTCCCGCGCCCACGCCTTGATGGTGGTGATGGTGCTGTTCTTCGTCTTCAGCTGTGTGCTGACCCTGTCGCCGGCGCAACTGGCCGAAGCGAAGGCGCAGAACCTGTCGATCCTGTCCTACCTGGCCAACCACTTCAGCAACCCGACCATCGCCTTCGCGGCGCCGTTGATTGCTTTCGTGGCCATCTCCAAGTCGTTCCTGGGCCATTACATCGGTGCCAGCGAAGGCCTCAAGGGCCTGATCGTCAAAAGCGGAAAGCGTCCGGCGGCCAAGACCCTGGATCGCATGACCGCCGCGTTCATGCTGGTGGTGTGCTGGATCGTTGCCACGCTGAACCCGAGCATCCTGGGCATGATCGAAACCCTGGGCGGCCCGGTGATCGCGGCGATCCTGTTCCTGATGCCGATGTACGCCATCCGCAAGGTGCCGGCCATGGCGCGCTATCGCGGCCAGGCGTCGAACGTGTTTGTGGTGGCGGTCGGTCTGGTAGCGATTTCGGCGCTGATTTATTCGTTGACGGCGTGATCGTTCGCCGGCTCGCGCAGAGCCGGTTTGACAGCTACAGTGGCCGCTGCGCGTGATGCGCGCAGCGGCTTTTTTTCGCCTGGAGACACTGGATTGTCGAGCGCCTCGCCTCAAAACCCCTCCGAGCAGCCCAACCGTTGGCAGGACCTGTTGGCCGGGTTGTCGATTGCCGGACTGCTGCTACCCGAAGCGGTCGCTTATTCAAGCATCGCAGCACTCGCTCCCCAGGCGGGCGTCATCGCCCTGTTCGCCGGCCTGTTGTGCTACGGCCTGTTCGGCACCAGCCGCTTTGCCATTGTCTCGGCGACCTCATCCTCCGCCGCCGTCCTGGCCGCCGCCACCGCGACCCTGGCCAATGGCGACCCGCAACTGCGCTCGGCCCTGGCGATCGGACTGGTGATGATGACGGGGGCATTCTTTTTGCTGGCGGGCTTGTTCAAGCTCGGCAGCGTGACGTCATTCATCGCCAAGCCCGTGTTGCGCGGTTTTGCCTTTGGCCTGGCGCTGACCATCATTTTCAAGCAGGTCGCGAGTGTGGTCGGGGTGCATCTGAGCGATGCCAATCTGGTGCGATTCCTGCCGCAATTGCTCGAACAATTGCCGCAATGGAACTGGGTGGCAGCGGGCGTCGGCTTGGTGGCTTTGCTGCTGTTACAGCTGTTTGCGCGGTTTCGACGCCTGCCTGGCGGTTTGCTGGTGGTGGTGATCGGCATCGCCGCCGGCCATTGGCTGAACCTGCCTACGTACGGCGTGAAGTTAATCGGGGTGATCGACCTCAGCCTTGAGGTGCCAACGCTGCCGGTTCTGCCGTTCGCCGACTGGTTGCGCCTTGGGGAGCTGGCGTTTGCCATGGTGATGATCCTGTACGCGGAGTCCTACGGCTCCATCAGTGCCTACGCGCTTAAACACGGCGATCGCATCACCTCCAATCGGGACCTGCTGGCGCTCGGTGCTTCCAATCTGCTGTCCGGCCTATTCCACGGTATGCCCGCGGGGGCAGGGTATTCGGCGACATCGGCGAATGAAGCCGCCGGTGCGACCTCACGGCTGGCCGGTGGGGTGGCGGCACTGGTGGTGCTGCTCATTGTCTTGACGGTGCTGCCTTATATCGCCCTGACCCCGGAGCCGATTCTCGCCGCGATCGTCATCCACGCGCTGAGCCGGGGCTTGAGCCTGCAACCATTGGGGCGTTATTTCATCTGGCGGCGTGACCGTCTGCTGGTGATTTGCGCCGTGGGGGCGGTACTGATGCTGGGTGTGCTCGACGGTTTGCTGGTGGCGGTGGCCATCAGCGTGTTGTTGATGCTCAAGCAGATGTCGGCGGCGGACATCCAGATTCTCGGTCGCATCGATGACGGCCACGATTTTGTCGACCTGCAGCGCCATCCGACGGCGAAAGCGCAGCCGGGTGTGTTGATTGTGCGTCCGGGTGAAGCGTTGTTCTTTGCCAATGTCGAGCGGATTCTCGGCGGCGCCTTGCGCCTGATCCGGCATGCGCAGGCGCCGATTCATACGGTGATTCTCAGCCTGGAAGAGTCGCCGGATCTGGATGGCACCAGCATTGAGGCGCTGCAGGAGTTCTTTGTGCGCGTGAATCTGGAGGGCAAGCGGTTGATTCTGGCTCGTCTGAAGGACAGTGCTGAAACCGCATTGGCGGCGTTGCCCGAGGTGAAGGCCTGCAAGGTGATGTTGAGTGGGTTGAGTGTGGATGGGGCGGTGCAGCAGGCCTTCAAGCTGGACTCATAGCCTTCTGTAGGAGCGAGCCTGCTCGCGATAGCAGGCTGTCGGTAACATTTTCATCGACTGACCCGCCGCTATCGCGAGCAGGCTCGCTCCTACAGGGGGAAATGGTGAAATCACAGGCATAAAAAAACGCCGCTCATCTCACGATGGGCGGCGTTCTTCATTGCTTTGTAGCGTTAGGCTTGAACGACCGGGATGTTGGCGTTCGCTGCAGCTTCACGGAACTCGGCGATCTGGTCGAAGGACAGGTAGCGGTAGACATCGGCCGCCATGCTGTCGATCTTGCCAGCGTATTCCATGTACTCCTCGACGGTCGGCAGGCGACCCAGGATGGAAGCCACGGACGCCAGCTCGGCCGAAGCCAGGTAGACGTTCGCGCCGTCACCCAGACGGTTCGGGAAGTTACGGGTCGAAGTCGACACTACAGTCGAGTTCGGCTCTACACGTGCCTGGTTACCCATGCACAGCGAGCAGCCTGGCATTTCCATGCGGGCGCCAGCCTTGCCGTAGATGCCGTAGTAGCCTTCTTCGGTCAGTTGGTGAGCGTCCATCTTGGTCGGAGGCGACAGCCACAGACGGGTTGGCAGCTGACCCTTGACCTGATCCAGCAGTTTACCGGCAGCGCGGAAGTGACCGATGTTGGTCATGCACGAACCGATGAACACTTCGTCGATCTTCTCGCCCTGTACGGAGGAGAGCAGACGGGCGTCGTCCGGGTCGTTCGGCGCGCAGAGCACAGGCTCCTTGACGTCGGCCAGGTCGATCTCGATGACTTCGGCGTATTCGGCGTCCTTGTCCGCTTCCAGCAGCTCAGGGTTGGCCAGCCAGGCTTCCATCGCTTGAGCACGACGCTCCAGGGTACGGGCATCGCCGTAGCCTTCGCCGATCATCCAGCGCAGCAGGGTGATGTTCGACTGCAGGTACTCGGCGATCGACTCTTTGGACAGCTTGATGGTGCAACCGGCAGCCGAACGTTCTGCCGAGGCGTCGGACAGTTCGAAGGCTTGCTCGACGGTCAGGGTTTCCAGACCTTCGATTTCCAGGATGCGGCCGGAGAAGGCGTTCTTCTTGCCTTTCTTCTCGACGGTCAGCAGGCCTTTCTGGATCGCGTAGTAAGGGATGGCATGAACCAGGTCACGCAGGGTGACGCCAGGCTGCAGCTTGCCCTTGAAGCGGACCAGGATCGACTCAGGCATGTCCAGCGGCATGACGCCGGTGGCAGCGGCGAACGCGACCAGGCCGGAACCGGCCGGGAACGAGATGCCGATCGGGAAACGGGTGTGGGAGTCACCACCGGTACCGACGGTGTCTGGCAGCAGCATGCGGTTCAGCCACGAGTGGATGATGCCGTCGCCCGGACGCAGGGACACGCCGCCACGGGTCATGATGAAGTCAGGCAGGGTGTGGTGGGTGGTCACGTCGATCGGCTTAGGATAAGCCGCGGTGTGGCAGAAGGACTGCATCACCAGGTCGGTCGAGAAGCCCAGGCACGCCAGGTCTTTCAGTTCGTCACGGGTCATTGGACCGGTGGTGTCCTGAGAACCCACGGTGGTCATTTTCGGTTCGCAGTAGGTGCCCGGACGGATACCGGTCACTCCGCAAGCCTTGCCGACCATTTTCTGCGCCAGGGTGAAACCCTTGGTGCTTTCAGCCGGTGCTTCTGGCTTCTTGAACAGAGTCGAAGGTGGCAGACCCAGCTCGGCGCGAGCTTTTTCGGTCAGGCCACGGCCGATGATCAGCGGAATACGGCCGCCAGCACGTACTTCGTCCAGCAGGACCGGGGTCTTCATTTCGAAGGTGGTCAGGACTTCGTCGGTGCCGTGCTTGCAGACTTTGCCAGCATGCGGGTACAGGTCGATCACGTCGCCCATGTGCATGTTGGAAACGTCGAATTCGATTGGCAGTGCGCCAGCATCTTCCATGGTGTTGTAGAAGATCGGAGCGATCTTGCTGCCGAAGCAGAAACCGCCGGCACGCTTGTTCGGCACGTAAGGAACGTCGTCGCCGAAGAACCACAGTACGGAGTTGGTTGCCGATTTACGCGAAGAACCGGTACCGACAACGTCGCCCACGTAGGCGATCGGGAAGCCGGCGTTGCGCATTTCTTCGATCTGCTTCATCGGGCCGGTCTTGCCTTGCTCATCCGGAACGATGCCGTCACGGGCCATTTTCAGCATGGCCAGGGCGTGCAGCGGGATGTCAGGACGGGACCAGGCATCGGGAGCAGGGGACAGGTCGTCGGTGTTGGTTTCGCCGGTGACCTTGAACACGCGCAGGCTGATCTTGTCGGCCAGGGTCGGACGCTTCACGAACCACTCGGCGTCAGCCCAGGACTGCAGCACGGCCTTGGCGTGAACGTTGCCGTTCTTGGCTTTTTCAGCCACGTCGTGGAAAGCATCGAACATCAGCAGGGTGTGCTTGAGTTCTTCGGCGGCTACTGGTGCCAGTTCGGCGTCGTCCAGCAGGTTTACCAGAGTCACGATGTTGTAGCCGCCCTGCATGGTGCCGAGCAGTTCAACAGCGCGCTTCTTGTCGATCAGAGGGGAGTTGGCTTCGCCTTTGGCGATGGCGGAGAGGAAGCCGGCCTTGACGTAGGCTGCTTCGTCCACTCCTGGCGGAACGCGATTGGTGATCAGGTCAACGAGGAAAGCTTCTTCGCCAGCCGGGGGATTTTTCAGCAGCTCGACCAGGCCTGCAGTTTGTTCGGCGTTAAGCGGCTGGGGAACGATACCCAGTGCTGCGCGCTCTTCGATATGTTTGCGGTAGGCTTCAAGCACAGTTATTACCCTCATCAGTGGTCCCAAATGGGTGTCCGGGACGCTCATCCCGAAATTGCCGTACTCATGCGCTGCATGGCGTTGTGAGCCACTTAGCCAGAATTACCGACAATTCCTTACAGAAGCTGCTTTCAAAGTTTTACGCCTGCAGAACGGGAGCTGATGAGGGTTGGCGTTGGGCTTTTCCCCGCTGGAAAAACCCTCCGCCAACACCGCTCTGAAGGAACGACTGTGCTCGTGACGCTTTGAAAACAGCTTCTAACGGACATTGGCGCCTAAAAAGGCTGGCTGATTCTACGGCAAAAAAAAATTAAAGGTAAGCCGGTGTGTATTGGACTTTGGTGGAGGCGTTGTTCAGGGCGCGATTGGCCATGGCCCTGAACCTGGAGGGGTGATCAATGGCGGACAAAGGGCTAACATGCCGGCCTGTTTCACTTTTTTGCGTTTGCCTACCTATGCCCAATCAGACCATCAAGACCCCCTGCGTCGGCCTTTGCTCCACTGTTTACGGTGATCTGGTCTGCCGTGGCTGCAAGCGTTTCCACCACGAAGTGATCCACTGGAACGGTTACAACGAGGAAGAAAAGCGCGCGGTGTGGCTGCGTCTGGAGCAGTTGCTGTCCCAGGTGATGGCGGCCAAGGTGGAGATTTTCGATACGGCGTTGCTGCGTACCCAGCTGGAGCAACGCAAGATCCGCTTCGTGCCCCATCAGTCGGCGTATTGCTGGGCCTACCAGTTGATCGCCCGGGGCGCCCGGGTGATCAACAACCTGGAGGCCTACGGGATGGTCTTGCTGCCGGAGTTTCGCGAGTGGAACCTGCCGGAATTGCGCGATGCCATCGACCGGGAGTTTTTTCTGCTGTCCGAGGCGCATTACCAGCGATATATCGCACCCGGTTTCCTCAAGGACGCGTTTGGCGCCTGATTTCAAAAGCTTCGCGAGCAGGCTCGCTCCCACAGTTCGATATGCAATTCCCTGTGGGAGCGAGCCTGCTCGCGAAGGCGTCCTGACAGGCGCCGTAAATTTCAATGCCTGCCAGCAATCTCCTCCAAATGATCCTCAATCTCCTGCGGCTTGAGCACCAGCACGTCGCTCTCCACCGCATCGAGCACCACTTCCGCCGTATTGCCGATCAACGTCCCTGAAATCCCGCTGCGCGCCACGGTGCCGATCACCGTCACCGCTGCCTGCAGTTTGTGGACCATGAACGGAATCAGCACATCCGCCGGACCTTCCTCGATGTGCAGGTGCGCATCGTCGATATCGAACTCCGCCTGGAACGCCTGGCATTGCTCGCGATAGCGCGCCTCGATGGTTTCCTTGAGCTGGAAGGTCGGGTCGGCGGACGACAGCATCGGCGAGGGATGGGCGCTGATCACGTGCAATTGCGCCCTGGCCAGGCTGGCGATGTCGTAACCGTGATCGATGATGGTGTTGTGCAGGTGGCGGTGCTCCGGGTCGGAATTGCCTACGTCAATGGCCGCCAGAATCACTTTGTCCTTCCAGGAACCGGCGGTTTTCACCAGCAGCACGGGCGTTGGGCAATGGCGCAGCAGTTTCCAGTCAGCCGGCGTCAGCAGGGCTCTTTTCAACGCGCTGTCGGGGAAGTGCTGCTTGATGACCAGCCCGCAACCTTCGGCCTGCTGCACATCGACGATGGTTTCATGCAGGCTCGAATTCCAGGCCTGTTCGGTGGTGACGCTGAAACCATCCTCCAGCAATGCCGCCTTGAGCACGCTCAACATCGCGCTGTGGTCATGCTTGGGGTCGCACACCAGCAGATGCAGATGCGCCTGGGTCACGCCGGCAATCAATTTGGCCCGTTTGAGCGCCAGGCTTTCCGCGTGTTCGGGTTCGATGACCACCAGAATGCTGCGAATGGCTTGCATGATCGGGATCTCCTGAAATGAAAAAGCACGGCGTTGCACAACTATAGTTGCTGGCTGCCGACCGGTGCGTTGATACATATCAACGGTTGGCGGCTGGTGGTCTGCGGGCAGGCCGGTATAATCGGCGCCCTTCGTTTTGAACCTTTATCCCGTGGGCCCCATGATCCTTCCCGAAATTCACGAATTCCTTGGCTGTCGCACCCCCGATGGCTGGGTCCAGGCCGCGCTGGCCGATCAGGAAACCCTGCTGATCGACCACAAGAATTGCGAATTCAAGGCCGCCAGTACCGCGCTGAGCCTGATTGCCAAGTATCACTCCCATGTTGATCTGATCAACATGATGTCGCGGCTGGCCCGGGAAGAGCTGGTGCATCACGAACAGGTCATGCGCCTGATGAAAAAACGCAAGATCGAGCTGCGCCAGCTGTCCGCCGGGCGTTATGCCTCGGCGCTGCGCAAGGTGGTGCGCAGTCACGAGCCGGTCAAGCTGGTGGATACCCTGGTGGTCGGCGCGTTCATCGAGGCTCGCAGTTGCGAGCGTTTCGAGGCGCTGGTGCCGCATCTGGATGAAGAGCTTGGCAAGTTTTACTTCGGCCTGCTCAAGAGTGAAGCGCGGCA
This genomic interval from Pseudomonas putida contains the following:
- a CDS encoding DUF1289 domain-containing protein, translating into MPNQTIKTPCVGLCSTVYGDLVCRGCKRFHHEVIHWNGYNEEEKRAVWLRLEQLLSQVMAAKVEIFDTALLRTQLEQRKIRFVPHQSAYCWAYQLIARGARVINNLEAYGMVLLPEFREWNLPELRDAIDREFFLLSEAHYQRYIAPGFLKDAFGA
- a CDS encoding universal stress protein; protein product: MQAIRSILVVIEPEHAESLALKRAKLIAGVTQAHLHLLVCDPKHDHSAMLSVLKAALLEDGFSVTTEQAWNSSLHETIVDVQQAEGCGLVIKQHFPDSALKRALLTPADWKLLRHCPTPVLLVKTAGSWKDKVILAAIDVGNSDPEHRHLHNTIIDHGYDIASLARAQLHVISAHPSPMLSSADPTFQLKETIEARYREQCQAFQAEFDIDDAHLHIEEGPADVLIPFMVHKLQAAVTVIGTVARSGISGTLIGNTAEVVLDAVESDVLVLKPQEIEDHLEEIAGRH
- a CDS encoding tRNA-(ms[2]io[6]A)-hydroxylase, giving the protein MILPEIHEFLGCRTPDGWVQAALADQETLLIDHKNCEFKAASTALSLIAKYHSHVDLINMMSRLAREELVHHEQVMRLMKKRKIELRQLSAGRYASALRKVVRSHEPVKLVDTLVVGAFIEARSCERFEALVPHLDEELGKFYFGLLKSEARHFQGYLKLAYQYGEAKDIANVIDRVRAAEQELIESPDVEFRFHSGIPTAA
- a CDS encoding serine/threonine transporter, with the protein product MNDQANSVNERFVSATPATLSSWNRHDTTWMLGLFGTAIGAGTLFLPINAGLGGFWPLLILALLAFPMTFYAHRGLTRFVLSGREGADITEVVEEHFGIKAGALITLLYFFAIFPILLIYSVALTNTVGSFLEHQLHIMPPPRAVLSLVLILGLLAVVRCGEQMIVKAMSLMVYPFIVALLFLAVFLIPHWNGGILTTASTMPEPSALLHTLWLAIPVMVFSFNHSPIISAFAVDQKRRYGEHAEQRSSQILSRAHALMVVMVLFFVFSCVLTLSPAQLAEAKAQNLSILSYLANHFSNPTIAFAAPLIAFVAISKSFLGHYIGASEGLKGLIVKSGKRPAAKTLDRMTAAFMLVVCWIVATLNPSILGMIETLGGPVIAAILFLMPMYAIRKVPAMARYRGQASNVFVVAVGLVAISALIYSLTA
- the acnB gene encoding bifunctional aconitate hydratase 2/2-methylisocitrate dehydratase gives rise to the protein MLEAYRKHIEERAALGIVPQPLNAEQTAGLVELLKNPPAGEEAFLVDLITNRVPPGVDEAAYVKAGFLSAIAKGEANSPLIDKKRAVELLGTMQGGYNIVTLVNLLDDAELAPVAAEELKHTLLMFDAFHDVAEKAKNGNVHAKAVLQSWADAEWFVKRPTLADKISLRVFKVTGETNTDDLSPAPDAWSRPDIPLHALAMLKMARDGIVPDEQGKTGPMKQIEEMRNAGFPIAYVGDVVGTGSSRKSATNSVLWFFGDDVPYVPNKRAGGFCFGSKIAPIFYNTMEDAGALPIEFDVSNMHMGDVIDLYPHAGKVCKHGTDEVLTTFEMKTPVLLDEVRAGGRIPLIIGRGLTEKARAELGLPPSTLFKKPEAPAESTKGFTLAQKMVGKACGVTGIRPGTYCEPKMTTVGSQDTTGPMTRDELKDLACLGFSTDLVMQSFCHTAAYPKPIDVTTHHTLPDFIMTRGGVSLRPGDGIIHSWLNRMLLPDTVGTGGDSHTRFPIGISFPAGSGLVAFAAATGVMPLDMPESILVRFKGKLQPGVTLRDLVHAIPYYAIQKGLLTVEKKGKKNAFSGRILEIEGLETLTVEQAFELSDASAERSAAGCTIKLSKESIAEYLQSNITLLRWMIGEGYGDARTLERRAQAMEAWLANPELLEADKDAEYAEVIEIDLADVKEPVLCAPNDPDDARLLSSVQGEKIDEVFIGSCMTNIGHFRAAGKLLDQVKGQLPTRLWLSPPTKMDAHQLTEEGYYGIYGKAGARMEMPGCSLCMGNQARVEPNSTVVSTSTRNFPNRLGDGANVYLASAELASVASILGRLPTVEEYMEYAGKIDSMAADVYRYLSFDQIAEFREAAANANIPVVQA
- a CDS encoding SulP family inorganic anion transporter translates to MSSASPQNPSEQPNRWQDLLAGLSIAGLLLPEAVAYSSIAALAPQAGVIALFAGLLCYGLFGTSRFAIVSATSSSAAVLAAATATLANGDPQLRSALAIGLVMMTGAFFLLAGLFKLGSVTSFIAKPVLRGFAFGLALTIIFKQVASVVGVHLSDANLVRFLPQLLEQLPQWNWVAAGVGLVALLLLQLFARFRRLPGGLLVVVIGIAAGHWLNLPTYGVKLIGVIDLSLEVPTLPVLPFADWLRLGELAFAMVMILYAESYGSISAYALKHGDRITSNRDLLALGASNLLSGLFHGMPAGAGYSATSANEAAGATSRLAGGVAALVVLLIVLTVLPYIALTPEPILAAIVIHALSRGLSLQPLGRYFIWRRDRLLVICAVGAVLMLGVLDGLLVAVAISVLLMLKQMSAADIQILGRIDDGHDFVDLQRHPTAKAQPGVLIVRPGEALFFANVERILGGALRLIRHAQAPIHTVILSLEESPDLDGTSIEALQEFFVRVNLEGKRLILARLKDSAETALAALPEVKACKVMLSGLSVDGAVQQAFKLDS